One Campylobacter sputorum subsp. sputorum DNA segment encodes these proteins:
- a CDS encoding sulfotransferase, which yields MNIILLTLQSRTGSFFLQSLLDHHPEIIFFCAYYCELDFFLNLNNKNDEIVDEFIHKNPNAFHNGYAKPPHFSKDRANFKLTQISKSEFRNNFLSLCDNLCDKKISSKKELFELLHLAYAKTIGYSDISKIKYILVHIHSFPISKKDEKYSKFFFINYPNLKLLVSTRDFMEASYSMLSYMKKMTRGGKFSVYKFGIFQTLISFNINSKYVYDIYMKIGAENTLFVYLESLHSLQDEAMKKIADFLDIKFDKNLIQSTFLGKIWQGNTIDKSTFSGFDADKSRQKRSQNLSYKDLLLIKLCNYSTAKAFGYEIEPLKGFEKIYARIYFSYLFIRPILRPFYWFEDLEMKNLDPNKIQNKFYKKLPFWLSKRLIFMRKKINRTKEFYRDLHSFYIWRKTFEMERFFADKKINKDRFL from the coding sequence TTGAACATAATATTACTTACACTACAAAGTAGAACCGGATCATTTTTCTTACAATCGCTTTTAGATCATCATCCTGAGATCATATTTTTTTGTGCATATTATTGCGAGCTTGATTTTTTCTTAAATCTAAATAACAAAAATGATGAGATTGTGGATGAATTTATTCACAAAAATCCAAACGCCTTTCATAACGGATATGCGAAGCCTCCCCATTTTTCCAAAGATAGAGCAAATTTTAAATTAACACAAATTAGTAAAAGCGAGTTTAGAAATAATTTTTTATCCTTGTGCGATAATTTGTGTGATAAAAAAATTAGTTCCAAAAAAGAACTTTTCGAACTTTTACATCTTGCTTATGCAAAAACAATCGGTTATAGTGATATTAGCAAGATTAAATATATTCTTGTGCATATTCACAGCTTTCCAATAAGCAAAAAGGATGAGAAATATAGCAAGTTTTTTTTCATAAATTATCCGAATTTGAAACTTTTAGTATCCACAAGAGATTTTATGGAAGCCAGTTATTCCATGCTTTCATATATGAAAAAAATGACCAGAGGCGGAAAATTTTCTGTGTATAAATTTGGCATTTTTCAAACGCTCATATCGTTTAATATAAACTCTAAATATGTTTATGATATTTATATGAAAATAGGAGCAGAAAATACGCTATTTGTATATTTGGAATCACTTCACTCATTGCAAGATGAAGCGATGAAAAAGATTGCTGATTTTTTAGATATAAAATTTGATAAAAATTTAATACAATCAACTTTTCTTGGCAAAATTTGGCAAGGAAATACAATTGATAAAAGCACTTTTAGCGGATTTGACGCAGATAAATCCAGACAAAAAAGATCACAAAATTTATCATACAAAGATTTATTACTGATAAAATTGTGCAATTACAGCACAGCAAAAGCTTTTGGATATGAAATCGAGCCGTTAAAAGGATTTGAGAAAATTTATGCAAGAATATATTTTTCTTATCTTTTTATTCGTCCGATTTTAAGGCCATTTTATTGGTTTGAAGATTTGGAAATGAAAAATCTTGATCCCAACAAAATACAGAACAAATTTTACAAAAAACTTCCATTTTGGCTTAGTAAAAGGTTAATTTTTATGCGAAAAAAAATTAACCGAACGAAAGAATTTTACAGAGATTTGCACAGCTTTTACATTTGGCGAAAAACTTTTGAAATGGAGCGATTTTTTGCTGATAAAAAAATTAATAAAGATAGATTTTTATAA
- a CDS encoding SDR family NAD(P)-dependent oxidoreductase produces the protein MKVMVISGTSRGIGKYLSQYYLKRNFIVCGCARANSSITHKNYRHFCLDISDEKAVVSMIKKIQKEFKHIDILLNNAGIASMNHILLTPLKSVENIFNVNFKGTFLLLREVAKVMSLTSKKMQNPHFRIVNFATVATPLRLQGESIYAASKAAIVNFSQIASYELAPFGITINCIGPTPIKTDLIKGVDDKKMNSLINTQAIKRYGEFSDISNTIDFFIDEKSDFITGQCIYLGGING, from the coding sequence ATGAAAGTAATGGTAATTAGCGGAACAAGCCGTGGTATAGGAAAATATTTATCGCAGTATTATCTAAAAAGAAATTTTATAGTTTGTGGATGTGCAAGAGCAAATTCAAGCATAACACACAAAAATTATAGGCACTTTTGTTTGGATATAAGCGACGAAAAAGCTGTAGTTTCTATGATAAAAAAAATTCAAAAAGAATTTAAACATATAGATATTTTGCTAAATAACGCAGGAATTGCCTCAATGAACCATATTTTGCTAACACCACTTAAAAGTGTTGAAAATATTTTTAATGTAAATTTTAAAGGCACTTTTTTACTACTTAGAGAAGTTGCAAAAGTAATGAGTTTAACATCTAAAAAAATGCAAAATCCGCACTTTCGAATTGTAAATTTTGCAACAGTTGCTACTCCTTTAAGATTACAAGGCGAAAGTATTTATGCTGCTAGCAAAGCTGCTATTGTAAATTTTAGTCAAATTGCATCCTACGAACTAGCTCCTTTTGGTATAACTATAAACTGTATTGGACCAACTCCTATAAAAACAGATCTTATAAAAGGTGTAGATGATAAAAAAATGAACTCCTTAATAAACACGCAAGCCATAAAACGATATGGAGAATTTAGTGATATTTCAAATACAATTGATTTTTTTATAGATGAAAAAAGCGATTTTATAACAGGACAATGCATATATCTTGGCGGTATAAATGGTTGA
- a CDS encoding gamma-glutamyl-gamma-aminobutyrate hydrolase family protein (Members of this family of hydrolases with an active site Cys residue belong to MEROPS family C26.), whose translation MKKIAITQRLYKNTNYYEIRECLDINWAVLFNEINCIPIVLMCEFDIEKIYESLQFQGVILSGGNDLFSQSGDELSKKRDDFEKKLIEFCIKREIPLLGVCRGMQVIAEFFGSTFKEISNQVNIRHKLEVSPNSKYFDELSKIESVNSYANFFIDTLSDELMLSAKSDNIIRAIEHKEHKILGIMWHSERENPPSKAQNLLIKSFF comes from the coding sequence TTGAAAAAGATTGCTATCACACAACGCTTATATAAAAATACCAATTATTACGAAATTAGAGAATGTTTAGATATTAATTGGGCTGTTTTGTTTAATGAAATTAATTGTATTCCTATTGTTTTGATGTGTGAGTTTGATATAGAGAAAATTTATGAAAGTTTGCAATTTCAAGGCGTAATATTGAGTGGCGGAAATGATCTTTTTAGTCAAAGCGGTGATGAGCTTTCAAAAAAGAGAGATGATTTTGAAAAAAAGTTGATAGAATTTTGTATAAAGCGTGAAATTCCTTTACTTGGTGTGTGCCGTGGTATGCAGGTGATAGCAGAGTTTTTTGGCTCAACTTTCAAAGAAATTTCAAATCAGGTTAATATCAGACATAAGCTCGAAGTTTCTCCAAATAGCAAATATTTTGATGAGCTTAGTAAGATTGAAAGCGTAAATTCATATGCCAATTTTTTTATCGATACTTTGTCCGATGAGCTTATGTTAAGTGCTAAAAGCGATAATATTATTAGGGCAATTGAGCATAAAGAGCATAAAATTTTAGGCATTATGTGGCATAGCGAGAGAGAAAATCCTCCAAGTAAAGCTCAAAATTTGCTTATTAAAAGTTTTTTTTAG
- a CDS encoding NTP transferase domain-containing protein → MKLIILAAGKGKRLRPLTNDVPKCMVKYQNKEIISQILDVANDKFEQIAVVGGYKFDILKDFLKHKDVKFYENTDFAKTNMVYTLFCAREFLKGDIVISYADIVYSEKILQEVLKFSNKFGVMVDLAWRDLWKQRMNDPLSDAETLKIKDEKIVELGKKPLSYDEIQAQYMGLMKINGDFLPTIIKFYDSLDRDKTYDGNDFKNMYMTSFIQMIIDKFGCVEPIRVKGGWVEVDSVGDLDTKAINCTKN, encoded by the coding sequence GTGAAACTTATTATTTTAGCAGCAGGTAAGGGGAAGCGTTTGCGACCTTTGACAAATGATGTGCCAAAATGTATGGTTAAATATCAAAATAAGGAGATTATATCTCAAATTTTAGATGTAGCAAATGATAAATTTGAGCAAATTGCCGTAGTTGGTGGGTATAAATTTGATATACTTAAAGATTTTTTAAAACATAAAGATGTGAAATTTTATGAAAATACCGATTTTGCTAAGACAAATATGGTTTATACGCTATTTTGCGCAAGAGAGTTTTTAAAAGGCGATATTGTGATTAGCTATGCGGATATTGTTTATAGTGAGAAAATTTTGCAAGAGGTTTTGAAATTTAGCAATAAATTTGGTGTTATGGTGGATTTAGCCTGGAGAGATTTATGGAAACAGCGAATGAATGATCCTTTAAGCGACGCTGAGACGCTAAAAATCAAGGATGAAAAGATTGTAGAACTTGGTAAAAAACCGCTTAGCTATGATGAAATTCAAGCACAATATATGGGGCTTATGAAAATAAATGGCGATTTTTTGCCAACGATAATAAAATTTTATGATAGTTTAGATCGTGATAAAACCTATGACGGCAACGATTTTAAAAATATGTATATGACAAGTTTTATTCAGATGATTATTGATAAATTTGGTTGTGTTGAGCCCATACGAGTCAAAGGCGGTTGGGTTGAGGTCGATAGTGTTGGAGATCTTGATACAAAGGCTATAAATTGCACAAAAAACTAA
- a CDS encoding radical SAM/SPASM domain-containing protein — MHKKLNFDICTFCNHSCSFCSNGDKRTIKNVTSLKNFEKTMDNVLKYVEVSEIGLSAKGEVFLNKDLLDIVKLCKQKYKISYVYISTNGALCRENKAQKLLEAGLDSIKFSINAINQNDYKLIHKKDDFDRVIENFKALLQLKKEKFHNVKLIISSVLNKISQDELQSAFRKIFAQNFDQIDHIWYYPLGFTAITKVETTKILRKCTIAFDEIYINSDCSLGLCCKDYFDEINFGSLLENDFLKLYNSDRFNLIRSAHKSGNFDMGGAWSYAKDV; from the coding sequence TTGCACAAAAAACTAAATTTTGATATTTGTACATTTTGTAATCATTCGTGCAGCTTTTGCTCAAATGGAGATAAACGCACGATTAAAAATGTTACAAGCTTGAAAAATTTTGAAAAAACTATGGATAATGTGCTTAAATATGTTGAAGTTAGCGAAATAGGGCTTTCGGCAAAGGGTGAAGTTTTTTTAAATAAGGATTTATTGGATATTGTCAAACTTTGTAAGCAAAAATATAAAATATCATATGTTTATATTAGCACTAATGGCGCACTATGCAGAGAAAATAAAGCCCAAAAACTTCTCGAAGCGGGGCTTGATTCGATTAAATTTTCCATCAATGCAATTAATCAAAATGATTATAAATTAATTCATAAAAAAGATGATTTTGATAGGGTTATAGAGAATTTCAAAGCACTTTTACAATTGAAAAAAGAGAAATTTCACAATGTAAAACTTATCATAAGTTCGGTTTTAAATAAAATTTCACAAGATGAGTTACAAAGCGCTTTTAGGAAAATTTTTGCCCAAAATTTTGATCAAATCGATCACATCTGGTATTATCCTCTTGGTTTTACGGCTATAACTAAGGTTGAGACGACAAAAATTTTACGAAAATGTACAATTGCGTTCGATGAAATTTATATCAATTCAGATTGTTCGCTTGGACTTTGTTGTAAAGATTATTTCGATGAGATCAATTTTGGCTCTTTGCTTGAAAACGATTTTTTAAAGCTGTATAATTCAGATAGATTTAATCTTATTCGAAGCGCTCATAAAAGCGGAAATTTTGATATGGGGGGGGCTTGGAGCTATGCAAAAGATGTTTGA
- a CDS encoding adenylyl-sulfate kinase, whose protein sequence is MNPFVIWLNGFAGSGKSTICRALYDRLKPKIPNLVYIDGDEFREILSKEQKYDKNSRIKVAKKKAILCKILSSQGINVICSGISLFKENYDFNRAQIPNLVEIYIKCDFDELVRRDQKGLYSGAINGKIKEVVGVDIEFDEPKADLVIDNSKQANLDKKIDKILYFLSQKNG, encoded by the coding sequence TTGAATCCATTTGTTATTTGGCTAAATGGTTTTGCAGGAAGCGGTAAAAGCACGATTTGTAGAGCTTTGTATGATAGGTTAAAGCCTAAAATTCCAAATTTGGTCTATATTGATGGGGATGAATTTAGAGAAATTTTAAGCAAAGAACAAAAATATGATAAAAATTCCAGAATAAAGGTGGCTAAAAAAAAGGCAATTTTGTGCAAAATTTTATCAAGCCAAGGTATTAATGTGATTTGTTCTGGAATATCGCTATTTAAAGAAAATTATGATTTTAATAGAGCTCAGATTCCAAATTTGGTTGAAATTTACATCAAATGTGATTTTGATGAGCTTGTAAGGCGTGATCAAAAAGGGCTTTATAGTGGCGCAATAAATGGAAAAATAAAAGAAGTTGTAGGTGTGGATATTGAATTTGACGAGCCAAAGGCTGATTTGGTTATAGATAATTCTAAACAGGCAAATTTAGATAAAAAAATAGATAAAATTTTATATTTTTTATCACAAAAAAACGGATAA
- a CDS encoding NAD-dependent 4,6-dehydratase LegB, translated as MKNVLVTGADGFIGSHLCEMLVERGYNVKALSQYNSFNFWGWLEDCKNLREMEVVSGDLRDSFFCETLLQNIDTIFHLGALIAIPYSYQASQSYVDTNIQGTLNMLQAAKKSSNLEKFIHTSTSEVYGTAQYVPIDENHPLQPQSPYSASKIAADMLALSFYNSFDLPVSVARPFNTYGPRQSARAVIPNIIIQILNNKKVIKMGDLTPTRDFNFVLDTCEGFLEIAKCENSIGEVINIGSNSEISIKDTFEMIKKLTSSNIEILEDKKRIRPKKSEVFRLKCDNSKIKRLSNFQPKFSLEKGLKITIDWFSDKKNLKKYKSEIYNV; from the coding sequence ATGAAAAATGTTTTAGTTACGGGAGCTGATGGATTTATTGGCTCTCATCTTTGTGAAATGCTTGTTGAGCGTGGATATAATGTAAAAGCATTAAGCCAATACAACTCTTTTAATTTTTGGGGATGGCTTGAAGATTGCAAAAATTTAAGAGAAATGGAGGTTGTAAGCGGCGATTTAAGAGATAGCTTTTTTTGTGAAACATTGCTTCAAAATATCGATACAATCTTTCATCTTGGTGCATTAATTGCTATACCATATTCTTATCAAGCATCGCAAAGTTATGTAGATACCAATATTCAAGGCACTTTAAATATGCTTCAAGCTGCTAAAAAAAGCTCAAATTTAGAGAAATTCATTCACACCAGCACCAGTGAAGTTTATGGCACAGCCCAATATGTCCCAATTGATGAAAATCACCCTTTACAACCACAAAGTCCATATAGTGCGAGTAAAATAGCGGCTGATATGTTAGCACTTAGCTTTTATAACTCTTTTGATCTTCCTGTGAGTGTTGCTAGACCTTTTAATACTTATGGACCTAGACAGTCTGCAAGAGCGGTAATACCAAATATCATAATACAAATTTTAAATAATAAAAAAGTGATCAAAATGGGTGATCTAACACCTACTAGAGATTTTAACTTTGTTCTTGACACCTGCGAAGGGTTTTTGGAGATTGCAAAATGCGAAAATAGCATCGGCGAAGTTATAAATATAGGATCAAATAGCGAAATTAGTATAAAAGATACATTTGAGATGATTAAGAAATTAACTTCATCAAATATTGAAATTTTGGAAGATAAAAAGCGAATTCGCCCTAAAAAAAGCGAAGTTTTTAGGCTTAAATGCGATAACTCAAAAATAAAACGTCTTAGCAATTTTCAGCCCAAATTTAGCTTAGAAAAAGGGCTTAAAATCACAATTGATTGGTTTAGCGATAAGAAAAATTTAAAAAAATATAAAAGTGAAATTTACAATGTTTGA
- a CDS encoding GNAT family N-acetyltransferase, whose translation MLITFKNYKNLLDYETDELLNLRNQDYIRNSSFDTKIIQKVEHLNWLKNLKNAEYFGVFLDGKIIGGTNYKISENIPIWGVFFDKDINPIVKVVCVYEFLNFVFLHFNKLYSYVKIDNENSIKFTKNFGFYQIYKKQDMITFTLTRNEWQEYKTKKLLKFVDTLKTKTKLDGDIYG comes from the coding sequence ATGTTGATAACTTTTAAAAATTATAAAAATTTGCTTGATTATGAGACAGATGAATTGCTAAATTTAAGAAATCAAGATTACATTAGAAACTCATCATTTGATACAAAAATTATACAAAAAGTAGAGCATTTAAACTGGCTTAAAAATCTCAAAAATGCCGAGTATTTTGGTGTTTTTTTAGATGGAAAAATAATCGGCGGAACAAATTATAAAATAAGTGAAAATATTCCTATATGGGGTGTATTTTTTGATAAAGATATAAATCCTATTGTAAAAGTTGTGTGTGTTTATGAGTTTTTAAATTTTGTATTTTTGCATTTTAACAAGCTTTACTCATATGTAAAAATAGACAATGAAAACTCAATTAAATTTACTAAAAACTTTGGATTTTATCAAATTTACAAAAAACAAGATATGATAACATTTACTCTTACAAGAAATGAATGGCAAGAATATAAAACTAAAAAATTACTCAAATTTGTCGATACTCTAAAAACTAAAACAAAACTAGATGGAGATATATATGGATAA
- a CDS encoding DUF2972 domain-containing protein, translated as MLPQDYGYIVSGVHGSGIQAFRYFLQISELSPMYWDLIGSDREGVDCLNDYKKDFSPYFNDKKTWGIFLDRVYDDYTVKRLQELQTKVLHFILIRDPISLIKSGVNELINDYVVRNVFRKDLTQPKTGDSIRYILFENPLKALNFLSTFNQVNNATLKKIYIQTADIVGENAFLTMQNVISMLDSGKLRQNSDYDVRFNDLLARSMPSYPTLSLENGKSFQILIGTRMSFYRYTKYHCLLDSVYKDKIIISNFTHPKRSDLKLFVVLKEGDFSVQEIVNNQQAMQLINDRIDFFIDKTYEMEQEAKKLVLKENEILEIIFQNLDFTNRLKEISISQIEPLRKEIPDIMQSWVYYNQFVKQTGIKRI; from the coding sequence ATGTTACCGCAAGATTATGGATATATCGTCTCTGGAGTGCATGGATCAGGAATACAAGCTTTTAGATATTTTTTGCAAATATCAGAGCTTTCGCCAATGTATTGGGATTTGATTGGAAGCGATAGGGAGGGGGTAGATTGTTTGAATGATTACAAAAAAGATTTTTCACCATATTTCAATGATAAAAAAACTTGGGGCATTTTTTTAGATAGAGTTTATGATGATTATACGGTAAAAAGATTGCAAGAGTTACAAACAAAAGTTTTGCATTTTATTTTGATTCGAGATCCTATAAGCTTGATAAAATCGGGAGTTAATGAGCTTATTAATGATTATGTGGTAAGAAATGTTTTTAGAAAAGACTTAACACAGCCAAAAACAGGCGATTCAATTCGATATATTTTATTTGAAAATCCGCTAAAAGCACTAAATTTCTTATCTACATTTAATCAAGTAAATAATGCAACTCTTAAAAAAATTTACATTCAAACTGCCGATATTGTGGGTGAAAATGCTTTTTTAACAATGCAAAATGTTATTTCTATGTTAGATAGCGGGAAATTAAGGCAAAATAGCGATTATGATGTAAGATTTAATGATCTTTTGGCAAGATCAATGCCTTCATATCCTACACTTAGTCTAGAAAATGGCAAAAGTTTTCAAATTTTAATAGGAACTAGAATGTCATTTTATAGATACACAAAATATCATTGTCTTTTGGATTCAGTTTATAAAGATAAAATCATTATATCAAATTTCACTCATCCAAAGCGTAGCGATTTGAAACTTTTTGTGGTGCTAAAAGAGGGCGATTTTAGCGTTCAAGAAATAGTAAATAATCAGCAAGCAATGCAGTTGATCAATGATAGAATTGATTTTTTCATCGATAAAACTTATGAAATGGAGCAAGAAGCCAAAAAATTAGTGTTAAAAGAGAATGAAATTTTAGAGATTATTTTTCAAAATTTAGATTTTACAAATCGCTTAAAAGAGATTTCAATTAGCCAGATTGAGCCTTTGAGAAAGGAAATTCCAGATATTATGCAAAGCTGGGTTTATTATAATCAATTTGTAAAACAAACAGGAATTAAAAGGATTTAA
- a CDS encoding class I SAM-dependent methyltransferase yields MARKDNNAKQNTRGGSYQKIWDYTKHAQFYSYRPNYSPLLIDMLCEYVRKCRNLEDVADIGAGTGNLSIMLLERGLRVNAVEPNDAMREIGIERTSKENISWINANGVNTTLDSDSFDWVTFGSSFNVMDRDEALKETHRILRKDGVFSCMWNHRDLNDEIQQSAQNIIMKFVPNYEKGVRRDDQRAIIEKNRDLFDEICYIEQDFYFHQSVDNYILAWKSVKNPYWDLDTDEGRALFDKISNEIKKELPREFDIKYTSRAWSAKKV; encoded by the coding sequence ATAGCAAGAAAGGATAACAATGCAAAACAAAATACACGGGGGGGGTCCTACCAAAAAATCTGGGACTATACAAAGCATGCGCAATTCTACTCATACCGACCAAACTATTCGCCGCTCTTAATCGATATGTTGTGCGAGTATGTTAGAAAATGTCGAAATTTAGAAGATGTTGCCGATATTGGTGCAGGAACTGGAAATTTAAGCATAATGTTGCTTGAAAGAGGGCTAAGAGTAAATGCGGTCGAGCCAAATGATGCGATGAGAGAGATTGGCATTGAACGCACAAGTAAAGAAAATATCAGTTGGATTAATGCAAATGGCGTTAATACTACGCTTGATAGCGATTCTTTTGACTGGGTGACCTTTGGAAGCAGTTTTAATGTGATGGATAGAGATGAAGCTCTTAAAGAAACTCATAGAATTTTAAGAAAAGATGGGGTTTTTAGTTGTATGTGGAACCACCGGGATCTAAATGATGAAATTCAACAAAGCGCACAAAATATCATTATGAAATTTGTGCCTAACTACGAAAAAGGCGTAAGGCGAGATGATCAAAGAGCTATCATTGAGAAAAACAGAGATCTTTTTGATGAAATTTGCTATATAGAGCAAGATTTTTATTTTCATCAAAGTGTTGATAATTATATTTTAGCGTGGAAAAGTGTGAAAAATCCATATTGGGATTTGGATACTGATGAAGGTAGAGCGTTATTTGATAAAATTTCAAATGAGATTAAAAAAGAGCTACCGAGAGAATTTGATATAAAATATACTTCAAGAGCTTGGAGTGCTAAAAAGGTGTGA
- a CDS encoding PEP-utilizing enzyme, translated as MKLKNKAQTLLALSGKLKNATVLPVVRFLVDDFVKNEDKILNEILSKFDENLIVRSSASSEDNAVSSKAGEFLSVGNVSNNKADLKKAIKDVANSYKNCEESDEIFVQPMLKNVSKCGVIFSADIDNLAPYYIINYDESGKTDLITSGNAKDDKTFICYKNYENIKDLSLKKLINAVKEIEKLFDKASLDIEFAFCGDEIYILQVREIVQKSKENLSNINISDALFKIYKKFEKLNAPYPNLMGDESIFGVMPDWNPAEIIGIKPKALSTSLYKELITDEIWAYQRDNYGYRNLRSYPLMVSFMGLCYIDVRVSFNSFLPKHLNEKIAKKLVNFYIKKLKENKIYHDKIEFEIIYSCYYFGIEDDLKELLKYGFNEQEIKRIEFSLLELTNFILQKNGVFEKDLQKIEILKDKFESVINSDISIIDKIYWLCEDCKRYGTLPFAGIARAAFISVQFLNSLVYKNVLNKDELNAFLNSLNTISKQLSVDISKLNKDEFLKIYGHLRPGTYDICSNRYDEAYDSYFSGISKPPKEIEFEFSKKQKEQISTLLNEYGINSSFDEFINFIKLAIEGREYAKFIFTKSLSQMLKFIEELGARFEIDKNDLAFLDFSVIKRLYGTLDELDLREIFLNNIQKNKKSYNLSKALKLPALIAQKDDIYNFFLEKNEPNFITQKSVLGKISTIQSGDFENKIVCVESADPGYDFLFSKNILALVTCWGGANSHMAIRCAELGIVAVIGCGEALFDKIAKANSVQIDAGAKKIKVIS; from the coding sequence TTGAAGTTAAAAAACAAAGCACAAACATTGTTAGCGTTGAGTGGAAAACTAAAAAACGCAACTGTTTTACCCGTGGTTAGATTTTTAGTTGATGATTTTGTAAAAAATGAGGATAAAATTTTAAATGAAATTTTATCCAAATTTGATGAAAATTTGATTGTTCGTTCAAGCGCAAGTAGTGAAGATAACGCTGTTAGTTCAAAAGCGGGGGAATTTCTAAGTGTTGGAAATGTCTCAAATAATAAAGCCGATTTGAAAAAAGCGATAAAAGATGTCGCAAATTCATATAAAAATTGCGAAGAGAGTGATGAAATCTTTGTTCAACCGATGTTGAAAAATGTTTCAAAATGTGGTGTAATTTTTAGTGCTGATATTGATAATTTAGCACCATATTACATTATCAACTACGATGAAAGCGGTAAAACCGACCTTATAACTAGCGGAAATGCCAAAGATGATAAAACATTTATCTGCTATAAAAATTACGAAAATATAAAAGATTTGTCGTTAAAAAAGCTGATAAATGCTGTAAAAGAGATTGAAAAATTATTTGATAAAGCTTCTTTGGATATCGAGTTTGCTTTTTGCGGTGATGAAATTTACATTTTACAGGTGCGAGAGATTGTTCAAAAATCAAAGGAAAATTTAAGCAATATAAATATTTCCGATGCTTTGTTTAAAATTTATAAGAAATTTGAGAAATTAAACGCACCATATCCCAATTTAATGGGCGATGAGAGTATTTTTGGGGTTATGCCGGATTGGAATCCTGCCGAGATTATAGGAATCAAGCCAAAAGCACTCTCAACTAGCCTTTATAAAGAGCTTATAACCGATGAGATTTGGGCATATCAAAGGGATAATTATGGATATAGAAATTTGCGCAGTTATCCGCTTATGGTTTCATTTATGGGACTTTGTTACATTGATGTGAGAGTGAGTTTTAACTCATTTTTACCAAAGCATTTAAATGAAAAAATAGCAAAAAAATTGGTAAATTTTTACATAAAAAAATTAAAAGAGAACAAAATTTATCACGATAAAATCGAGTTTGAAATCATATATTCATGCTACTATTTTGGTATAGAAGATGACTTAAAAGAGCTTTTAAAGTATGGATTTAACGAGCAAGAGATTAAAAGAATCGAATTTTCGCTTTTAGAGCTTACCAATTTTATTTTGCAAAAAAATGGAGTTTTTGAAAAAGATTTACAAAAGATTGAAATTTTAAAAGATAAATTTGAAAGCGTGATAAATTCCGATATTTCCATTATTGATAAAATTTATTGGCTTTGTGAAGATTGCAAACGATATGGAACATTGCCATTTGCAGGCATTGCAAGAGCAGCGTTTATATCGGTGCAGTTTTTGAATTCTCTTGTTTATAAAAATGTTTTGAATAAAGATGAGCTTAATGCTTTTTTAAATTCTTTAAATACCATTTCAAAACAGCTTAGCGTAGATATTTCGAAGTTAAATAAAGATGAATTTTTGAAAATTTATGGGCATTTGCGTCCTGGAACTTATGATATCTGTTCAAATCGATATGATGAGGCTTATGATAGTTATTTTTCGGGTATTTCAAAGCCACCAAAGGAAATTGAGTTTGAATTTAGTAAAAAACAAAAAGAGCAAATTTCTACGCTTTTGAATGAGTATGGAATCAATTCTAGTTTTGATGAGTTTATTAATTTTATCAAATTAGCAATTGAGGGTAGAGAGTATGCTAAATTTATATTTACTAAAAGTTTGAGCCAGATGTTGAAATTTATTGAAGAGCTTGGTGCTCGTTTTGAAATCGATAAAAACGATTTAGCTTTTCTTGATTTTAGTGTGATTAAGCGACTTTATGGCACACTTGATGAGCTCGATTTAAGAGAAATTTTTCTTAATAATATACAAAAAAATAAAAAATCTTACAATCTTAGCAAAGCTTTAAAACTTCCTGCTTTAATTGCGCAAAAAGATGATATTTACAACTTTTTTCTAGAAAAAAATGAACCTAATTTCATCACTCAAAAAAGTGTTTTAGGTAAAATTTCTACAATTCAAAGCGGTGATTTTGAAAATAAAATTGTCTGCGTTGAATCAGCAGATCCTGGGTATGATTTTTTATTTTCCAAAAATATTTTAGCTCTTGTAACTTGTTGGGGTGGTGCAAATTCTCATATGGCTATACGATGTGCGGAACTTGGTATTGTAGCGGTCATTGGATGCGGAGAAGCGCTTTTTGATAAAATTGCAAAAGCAAATAGTGTTCAAATTGACGCAGGAGCTAAAAAAATAAAGGTTATATCTTGA